AGGATGAGCATCTTTACCCTTTTCATTGTTCACCCCTCTTTGACAGCCTGTCAGCCAGTTTAAGCGGTTTTGGATAGCCTCCCTCGAGCAGAGGCTCGACGATTCCCACTGCAGATCCCAAGTCGATTAGATTGCCGACGCTTACATAAGCTTTTCCCGTCCTCCGGAAGAGTTCCTCAGGAACTCCCCTCAGTGGCCTTTTAGCAACCCCAACCGTCGGCCTCCCTGTGAGAAGGCCTATGTGTGACGCGAGACCGTATCCCCTCGGATGTGCCCTCCCGTGCCCTTCAACAAGCAGAACGTCAAAATCCTCCCCGCGGAGTGCCAGAAGAACCGGCCTCGTCTCGCGCAGGAAGAAGTAGGTGGGGATGTAGGGGACGCTCACTTCGATCTCCACGACATTTGCCCTCAGAAGCTCACACTCGGGGAAGGAACAGAGGACGAAAGCCGCCCTAGCGAGATCTCCCCGGTAGGAGACGTCCACGGCGGCAACTGTTTTCACATTGGAAACGTCGAGGGGTCTCTCCACTATCTGCCCCGCCAGCTTTCTCTGGAGGGTGGCTATGAGTTCGAGCTTTCTCTCGGTAATTATGCAATTCTTTGATTCATTAATCACGTAATCACCGAATTATGTGGTTAACTACTGGTTTTCCCTATTCTCTAGAGCTTCAACCGCATTCCTAAGCCGGGACTCGAGCCTGGCGTTGAGCTTCGCCCTCGTTAGGTCCTCCAGAGTTCTCTCTAGTATTCCCCTCGCCTGATCCTGCTTCCCCCTCACGTTGACGAGGCCCTTCGGGTACTCCAGCGTCATTAGCTCCTCGTAAACGCTCTCCATGAAGCGGTAAGTTTTCTCTGCCTCATCCAGTTTTCCATCGAGCAGAAGGAGAAGGAAGTGCCTCCTCAGTTCCCCTATGAGGTCGCCGACTCCGAGGGCGTAGTCCGCGTGAGGGACGCCGAGCTCGGCAGGTGAAGGGAATTCGCTCCCTGTCATGTACGCGAAGAACAGGCTCGCCTCCACGAACTCTTGGTGGGCGCTCTGGACGTAGCCGGTGTAGTAAAGGTCGGGATGTTCCCTTAGCTTTTCCTTCAGCTTCTCCACCTTTTCGCGCGCTACCTTCAGTCTCTCGCGGGCCTTTTCGGTCTCCCCGCGATGGAGGGCTTTTATCGTATCCCCGCTGAGCCTCACGATCTCGCGCGTCAGTCTGAGCGCCTCCTCCCGGAGTGAGTCCTTCTCGTCGAGGACTTTCCTTATCTCGGCTATTATTTCCTTTAGCTCCATACTCTCACCAAAGAGAGTTATGAAAGAACCTTAAAAATGTGGGCCCGACCGATCCCCCACCCTCATCGACCGCCCGACGGCTCACTCAGGCAGTCCGGAGGGCGGGCCCTGTCCGCCCGGCATCGTCGCACCCGATCATCGACGGCTCAGCCCCCTCCCGGGCCCGGGCCACCGGGCGTCGTCGGATGCATACGGGGGATTTTCGAATGAAATTTTAAGGGTTTCGAGACCAATAACCGGCAGGAATATTCAACTTTCGGATTCATGCCGAAAAGTATATAAAGCGATGAACAGACCCGCTCATACACACTTCGAGAGGTGGCGATCATGGCTGAGAAGGTTAGGAACATAGTTGTTGAGGAAATGGTAAGGACTCCGGTCGAGATGCAGAAGGTCGAGCTCGTCGAGAGGAAAGGTATAGGCCACCCGGACAGCATTGCCGACGGCATAGCCGAGGCCGTCAGCAGGGCTCTCAGCAGGGAGTACATCAAGAGATACGGCATAATCCTCCACCACAACACCGACCAGGTCGAAGTGGTTGGCGGAAGGGCCTACCCGCGCTTCGGCGGTGGTGAGGTCATCAAGCCGATCTACATCCTCCTCTCCGGAAGGGCCGTAGAGATGGTCGACCGCGAGTTCTTCCCGGTTCACGAGATAGCCATAAAAGCCGCCCGCGAGTACCTCAAGAAGGCCGTCAGGCACCTTGATCTGGAGCACCACGTCATCATAGACTCCCGCATCGGCCAGGGAAGCGTTGATCTCGTTGGTGTCTTCAACAAGGCCAAGGAGAACCCGATTCCGCTCGCCAACGACACCTCCTTTGGAGTCGGCTACGCCCCGCTCAGCGAGACCGAGAGGATCGTTTATGAGACCGAAAAGCTCCTCAACAGCGACGAGTTCAAGAAGAAGTGGCCGGCAGTTGGCGAGGACATCAAGGTCATGGGCCTCAGGAAGGGTGACGAGATAGACCTGACAATAGCAGCCGCCATAGTGGACAGTGAAGTGGACAACCCGGACGACTACATGGCTGTCAAGGAGGCCATCTACGAAGCTGCCAAGGAAGTTGTTGAGTCCCACACCCAGAGGAAGGTTAACATACACGTCAACACCGCCGACGACCCGAAGAAGGACATCTACTACATCACCGTCACCGGAACGAGCGCAGAGGCCGGAGACGACGGTTCCGTTGGAAGGGGCAACCGCGTTAACGGACTCATCACTCCGAACAGGCACATGAGCATGGAAGCAGCTGCCGGCAAGAACCCGGTCAGCCACGTTGGAAAGATATACAACCTCCTCTCGATGCTCATAGCAAACGACATAGCAGAGCAGGTCGAGGGCGTCGAGGAGGTCTACGTCAGAATCCTGAGCCAGATAGGCAAGCCGATCGACGAGCCGCTCGTTGCAAGCGTCCAGATAATACCGAAGAAGGGCTACTCACTCGACGTCATCGAGAGGCCGGCCTATGAGATAGCGGATGCATGGCTAGCTGACATAAACAAGATTCAGAAGATGATCCTCGAGGACAAGCTCAACGTCTTCTGAGCCTTTTCCTTTTAATTCTGGCAATCAGTTCGCTTCTAAAAGTTTTGAAAACAGGTCAGAGTGCAGGGTAGGTGTTCTGCTTCAGGGCCCTGAGAAGCTTGGCCTCTTCCATCATAACGGCAAACTTCTCCTTTTTGACTTTAGTGAGCTGTGCAGCGGCGGCCTTCTTCTGGCGGGCAAGCCTCACGAGTCTGGCCTCTTCAAGGGCAAGGAGTTCCTTCCTCTTCTTAACAACCTCAAGCCTCTTCTCGAGGAGGGTGGATTTCAGCCTTTCCATAGTATCACCTGCTTTATTTAGGCGACTCTAAACCTTATAAGTTTTTCGCTGAATGCTACATATACATTCGGCAATCGACGAGGAACATACCTATAAACCAGCGTGGCTCAGAGACTCCGGTGGGGGATGATAATCGTGGTAACCGGAACTCCCGGCGTGGGCAAGACCACGATCTCAAAACTCCTCGCGGAGAGGCTCGGCTGCAGGTATGCGGGCATAAAGGAATCTGCCATCGAGAGGGGCGTTAAAAAGCGTGCTGGAATCGTTGACTGGAGCGACGCGTACGACGAGGTGCTGCCCTATTCGATGCTTGGGGGTGATTGAATGCGCATCCTCGCCATCACGGACATTCACGGAAGGCTGGAGAAGGTAGAAACGCTGACCGCGGCCCTTGGGGGACTTGAGCCGGAGCTTGTGCTCGTGGCCGGCGATATAACGAACTTTAGCAGCGCCAACACCGCCAGGAAGGTTCTCAAGCCGCTCCTCGCCCTCGACATACCGGTGGTGGCGGTCCACGGCAACTGCGACGGCAGGGACGTTCCAGAACTGCTTGGGGAGCTCGGAATAGGTGCCCACGGCCGGCGCGTCGAGATAAACGGGTTAGGAATAGTCGGAATCGGCGGTTCGAACCTAACACCGTTCAACACCATTTGGGAGCTAAGTGAGGACGAGATAAAAGAAATCCTCGAGCGGAACTACCGGGTAGGGGACGTAATCCTCTCCCACGTCCCACCTAAGGACACAAAAGCCGACAAGGTTCACTCGGGGCTTCACGTTGGGAGCACTGCGCTCAGGGAGTTCATAGAGAAAAACCAGCCGCCCCTCGTCATCTGTGGCCACATCCACGAGGCCAGGAGCGTTGACAGGATTGGAGAAACCTTCATCGTTAATCCGGGCCCACTCTTCAAGGGATACTACGCGGTGATAGAGTTCGATGAAGGGGAGAAAAGGGTGAAAAACGTGGAGCTGAGAAAGCTTTGACCTTTTTCTTCTGAAAGCCTCGCCCTTTAGGGCGGGAGGAGGTCAGTCAGACCAGCTTCTTCTCCTTCAGGACTTTTTCCATCCTGTCCATCGCTTCCTCAAGCTTCTCGTAGGCTGTGGCGTAGCTTATCCTTATGTAACCCTCGCCGGCCTTTCCGAAGGCACTTCCGGGGACGACGGCAACCTTAGCCTCCTTCAGCATCAGCTCGCTGAACTCCTTGTCGGTGAGGCCGGTATCTTTGATGCGCGGGAAGATGTAGAAGGCGCCCTTTGGTTTAACCGTCGGCAGGCCCATCTCGTTCAAGCGCTTCCAGACGAGGTTCCTCCTCCTGTCGTACTCCTTCCTCATCTCCTCGACGGCCTCCCAGCTCCTCGGGTCATCGAGGGCCTTCGCAGCGGCGTACTGGACGAACGTTACTGGACAGGTGGAGTTGTACATCTGGAAGCGGGTCATCTTCTCGATAATCCAGTCAGGGGCGGCGACGAAGCCGAGGCGCCAGCCGGTCATGGCAAAGGTCTTGGAGAAGCCGTTGACGGTTATCGTTCTCTCGAACATGCCGTCAAGGGAAGCGATGCTGTAGTTCTTAACGCCGTCGTAGACGAAGTGCTCGTAAACTTCATCGCTTATGACCATGAGGTCGTGCTCCACCGCGAAGTCGGCAATCTCCTCGATGTCTTTCTTCGTTAGAACGGAACCCGTGGGATTGTTGGGGGTGTTTATGATGAGTGCCCTCGTTTTTTCGGTGACGTGCTTCTCAAGGTCGTCAACGGAAAGGCGGAACTCGTTCTCCTCGTAGGTCGGAACCTCAACGGGCTTTCCGCCGGCGAGGACAACGGCTGGAGCGTAGCTCACGAACATCGGAGAGGGTATCAGAACTTCTTCGCCGTCCTTCAGGAACGTTGCGAAGCCCATTATGAAGGCCTGATTTGCACCAGTGAGTATCATTACCTCGGTTTTTGGATCCGCCTCGATGCCGTTCTGCTTTTTGAGCTTTCTGGCAACAGCCTCGCGGAGCATTGGCAGGCCGGCGTTGGGGCCGTAGTGGGTGTAGCCCTTATCGAGGGCCTCCTTGGCATACTCTTTTATATGCTCAGGAGTGTCGAAGTCCGGTTCGCCGATTCCGAGCGAGATTACATCTTCCATTCCGGCAGCCAAATCGAAGAGCTTTCTAATCTCAGAAGGGTTGACAAGCTCAAGTCTGTCGCTCAGCGCCATGAACATCACCGAAGGGTCTTCGTGTCGATGTTTATAACCTTACCTCAACGAATAGATGTACATTAAAACGCAGAAAAATACATTAAAGCACGGCTCAGCTGAGCTGGCCCGGCAGTCCCCTCGCGAAAACCGCGAAGCCCCCCACAACAAGAACGTCCAGCTTCGCGTTCCTGAAGGTCTTCAGAGCGTCCGCTGGAGAGCAAACTATCGGCTCGCCGTGCATGTTGAAGCTCGTGTTCAGCACCGCGCCGATGCCAGTTTTCTTGTCGAATTCCTTAATTATGCGATAGTACGTGGGGTTAATTTCCTCCCTTACAGCCTGGGGCCTCGTCGTCCCATCAACGTGCACAACCGCTGGAGCGAGCTTTCTAAACTCTTCGCTCGCGGTGTAGCTCATCGTCATGAACTCGTTGGGCCTTCCTCCAAGGTCTTCTAAGTATTCTTCGGCCCTTTCCCAGAGCATCGACGGCGCGAAGGGCTGGAAGACGTCCCTCCTCAGCGCGACGTTGAGCCTCTCCTTCACGCTATCGTCGCGCGGGTCGGCCAGGATAGAGCGGTTGCCCAGGGCTCTCGGCCCGAACTCCATTCTTCCCTGGAAGAGGCCGACAAGCTTTCCTTCTTCCAAGGCGTCTGCAACGAAGGATGGAACATCGACCTCCTCGTACTCGACCCCTTCGCTTCTCAGGAAGTCCTCAACGTAATCCGGCCCGTATCCTGGTCCGAGGTAGACGTGCTCGAGCCTGAAGGGCTTCCACTTTCCGTCCAGCCTCTCCATCTGGGCCTTGACGAAAACCGCCGCCCCGAAGGCAAGGCCGCCGTCGTCCATAGCTGGGAAGACCCACAGGTTATCATCGCCGAGAACGTGCCTCAGAACGGCGTTTGCCTTGACGTTCTGGGCAACTCCACCAGCGTAAGCCACGGGAAGGGCACGGTTTTTCAGCCTGAGGCCCAGCTCTTCAATCAGCTTTTCAAGGTGGGCCTGGGCGCTGGCCGCTATCTCGATGGCCTTCTTCTGCAGCACTCCGTCGAGCTTTCCGCGCTTCATCTGGTTCGCTATCTCCTTTGCGTGCCTCAGCGGGTAGTCAAAGAGTTCCGCCAGCTTTCTCGTGGCTTCGACGCCGATGACGCCGAGGTGGTTCTCAAAAGTTAAACCGTTAAGCTCGATTATCGCGCTCAAATCGTACTTTGGCCTCCCGTAGGCGGCTAAGCTCATCACTTTGCCCTCGTGGCGCATGGGCTTAAAACCCAACAGCTCGGTAACCGAAGCATAGAAGTCGCCGAGGGAGTCAACGTAGGTGCTCTGGGCTATCCTTATCATCTCGCCCCCTCTCGCGACGTAGACCGACGAGCTCAGCCCGTCGCCGGCGGCATCAATGCTCACCGCTAAGGCATCCCGCCAGCCGGAGGTGTAGTAAGCCGAAGCGGAGTGAGCTAAGTGGTGTTCGACGAAGAGGACCTTCCTCTTGAAGTCCGGCCCAAAAACGGCCCGGAGGTTGGTTTCAAGCTCCTTAAGGCGGGCAAGCTTTCTGAAAACTCCGGCAACAGCTATTATTTCAACGTCCTCCGGAGAGGCGTTCGCCATTTCAAGAACCTTTCTTAGGCTAAGCTCTGGAAAACCGCGGTATTTCTTGACCCTGTTCAGGCGCTCCTCGTTCACGGCGAAGAGCCTATCTCCGTCTATCAGCACCGC
The sequence above is drawn from the Thermococcus pacificus genome and encodes:
- a CDS encoding endonuclease V, yielding MINESKNCIITERKLELIATLQRKLAGQIVERPLDVSNVKTVAAVDVSYRGDLARAAFVLCSFPECELLRANVVEIEVSVPYIPTYFFLRETRPVLLALRGEDFDVLLVEGHGRAHPRGYGLASHIGLLTGRPTVGVAKRPLRGVPEELFRRTGKAYVSVGNLIDLGSAVGIVEPLLEGGYPKPLKLADRLSKRGEQ
- a CDS encoding translin family protein, which produces MELKEIIAEIRKVLDEKDSLREEALRLTREIVRLSGDTIKALHRGETEKARERLKVAREKVEKLKEKLREHPDLYYTGYVQSAHQEFVEASLFFAYMTGSEFPSPAELGVPHADYALGVGDLIGELRRHFLLLLLDGKLDEAEKTYRFMESVYEELMTLEYPKGLVNVRGKQDQARGILERTLEDLTRAKLNARLESRLRNAVEALENRENQ
- a CDS encoding methionine adenosyltransferase — encoded protein: MAEKVRNIVVEEMVRTPVEMQKVELVERKGIGHPDSIADGIAEAVSRALSREYIKRYGIILHHNTDQVEVVGGRAYPRFGGGEVIKPIYILLSGRAVEMVDREFFPVHEIAIKAAREYLKKAVRHLDLEHHVIIDSRIGQGSVDLVGVFNKAKENPIPLANDTSFGVGYAPLSETERIVYETEKLLNSDEFKKKWPAVGEDIKVMGLRKGDEIDLTIAAAIVDSEVDNPDDYMAVKEAIYEAAKEVVESHTQRKVNIHVNTADDPKKDIYYITVTGTSAEAGDDGSVGRGNRVNGLITPNRHMSMEAAAGKNPVSHVGKIYNLLSMLIANDIAEQVEGVEEVYVRILSQIGKPIDEPLVASVQIIPKKGYSLDVIERPAYEIADAWLADINKIQKMILEDKLNVF
- a CDS encoding metallophosphoesterase, with translation MRILAITDIHGRLEKVETLTAALGGLEPELVLVAGDITNFSSANTARKVLKPLLALDIPVVAVHGNCDGRDVPELLGELGIGAHGRRVEINGLGIVGIGGSNLTPFNTIWELSEDEIKEILERNYRVGDVILSHVPPKDTKADKVHSGLHVGSTALREFIEKNQPPLVICGHIHEARSVDRIGETFIVNPGPLFKGYYAVIEFDEGEKRVKNVELRKL
- a CDS encoding pyridoxal phosphate-dependent aminotransferase, which gives rise to MALSDRLELVNPSEIRKLFDLAAGMEDVISLGIGEPDFDTPEHIKEYAKEALDKGYTHYGPNAGLPMLREAVARKLKKQNGIEADPKTEVMILTGANQAFIMGFATFLKDGEEVLIPSPMFVSYAPAVVLAGGKPVEVPTYEENEFRLSVDDLEKHVTEKTRALIINTPNNPTGSVLTKKDIEEIADFAVEHDLMVISDEVYEHFVYDGVKNYSIASLDGMFERTITVNGFSKTFAMTGWRLGFVAAPDWIIEKMTRFQMYNSTCPVTFVQYAAAKALDDPRSWEAVEEMRKEYDRRRNLVWKRLNEMGLPTVKPKGAFYIFPRIKDTGLTDKEFSELMLKEAKVAVVPGSAFGKAGEGYIRISYATAYEKLEEAMDRMEKVLKEKKLV
- a CDS encoding carbamoyltransferase family protein is translated as MILGIHDGHDAGAVLIDGDRLFAVNEERLNRVKKYRGFPELSLRKVLEMANASPEDVEIIAVAGVFRKLARLKELETNLRAVFGPDFKRKVLFVEHHLAHSASAYYTSGWRDALAVSIDAAGDGLSSSVYVARGGEMIRIAQSTYVDSLGDFYASVTELLGFKPMRHEGKVMSLAAYGRPKYDLSAIIELNGLTFENHLGVIGVEATRKLAELFDYPLRHAKEIANQMKRGKLDGVLQKKAIEIAASAQAHLEKLIEELGLRLKNRALPVAYAGGVAQNVKANAVLRHVLGDDNLWVFPAMDDGGLAFGAAVFVKAQMERLDGKWKPFRLEHVYLGPGYGPDYVEDFLRSEGVEYEEVDVPSFVADALEEGKLVGLFQGRMEFGPRALGNRSILADPRDDSVKERLNVALRRDVFQPFAPSMLWERAEEYLEDLGGRPNEFMTMSYTASEEFRKLAPAVVHVDGTTRPQAVREEINPTYYRIIKEFDKKTGIGAVLNTSFNMHGEPIVCSPADALKTFRNAKLDVLVVGGFAVFARGLPGQLS